One Gordonia sp. SID5947 genomic region harbors:
- a CDS encoding putative glycolipid-binding domain-containing protein, with protein MSSSQTAPEGTAAHDGTAPSADFKTMVTWRGEGADRLEQVRLHVTGARIKAYGRIIAAASKEHEAFSASYELVTNDSGVTKRLSVNLLRASGETQLGITRDGENNWLVQTSEGTIREDFNGAEDVDLALSPMFNALPIRRHGLQSGAGEIDVPVAYLYLPAGIVEPATLHYTASEGSIAVVSPVATSTLTVDDNGFVVDYPGLATRV; from the coding sequence CGGCACAGCGCCGTCTGCCGATTTCAAGACCATGGTCACGTGGCGTGGCGAGGGCGCTGACCGGCTAGAACAGGTACGCCTGCACGTCACCGGCGCCCGCATCAAGGCCTATGGCCGCATCATTGCGGCGGCCTCGAAGGAGCACGAGGCGTTCTCGGCCTCCTATGAACTCGTCACCAACGACAGCGGCGTCACCAAGCGTCTCTCCGTCAATCTGCTGCGCGCGAGTGGGGAAACACAGCTCGGTATCACGCGTGACGGAGAGAACAACTGGCTCGTGCAGACCTCCGAGGGCACCATCCGCGAGGATTTCAACGGCGCCGAAGATGTCGACCTCGCGTTGTCGCCGATGTTCAACGCCCTGCCGATCCGCCGTCATGGACTGCAGAGCGGCGCCGGCGAGATCGACGTGCCGGTCGCCTACCTCTATCTCCCCGCCGGCATCGTCGAACCGGCGACGCTGCACTACACAGCGAGTGAGGGATCGATCGCGGTGGTCTCACCGGTCGCCACCTCGACGCTGACCGTCGACGACAACGGATTCGTGGTGGATTACCCCGGATTGGCCACCCGCGTCTGA
- a CDS encoding CsbD family protein, producing the protein MGVADDAKNKAEELKGRGKEAAGDLTDNKDLKDEGRGDQGVAQGKQKVTEAADKVKGKVDGLKDKLTGND; encoded by the coding sequence ATGGGAGTTGCAGACGACGCCAAGAACAAGGCCGAAGAGTTGAAGGGGCGCGGTAAAGAAGCTGCCGGCGACCTCACCGACAACAAGGATCTCAAGGACGAGGGCCGCGGCGACCAGGGCGTCGCACAAGGCAAGCAGAAGGTCACCGAAGCTGCCGACAAGGTCAAGGGCAAGGTCGATGGCCTCAAGGACAAGCTGACCGGCAACGACTAG
- a CDS encoding prephenate dehydrogenase has translation MTAAAARPAPSADAPVCVLGLGLIGGSLLRVLHDAGRSAFGYNRSAETVSAATSDGYRASTDLVATLRQASADEAIVVLATPVTTIDDLLPSIAEHAANCLLTDVISVKQAVAESVTRLAPGVRYVGGHPMAGTSRSGWAATDPELFRDAMWMVTTEDHTDPDDWLAISTLARTAGAFVVPAAAGAHDRAVAAISHLPHLTAAATAAVGAGESDLALRLAAGSFRDGTRVAGTAPALQRAMLEANGIALLNVLSETIDRLIAARDELREKGSVEIVVDDGHRARSAYEAIAGAGPAPITGVAIGQDGWAQELRRQAHQARVWLG, from the coding sequence GTGACTGCCGCGGCTGCCCGTCCTGCCCCGTCCGCCGACGCTCCGGTCTGTGTACTCGGACTCGGACTGATCGGCGGGTCGCTGCTTCGCGTGCTGCACGACGCGGGTCGATCGGCGTTCGGGTACAACCGGTCCGCTGAGACGGTGTCGGCCGCGACGTCGGACGGCTACCGGGCGTCGACGGACCTCGTCGCGACGTTGCGTCAGGCCTCCGCAGACGAGGCGATCGTGGTGTTGGCGACGCCCGTCACCACCATCGACGATCTGCTGCCCAGCATTGCCGAGCACGCCGCGAACTGTCTACTCACCGACGTCATCAGCGTCAAACAGGCGGTCGCCGAGTCGGTGACCCGGCTGGCACCCGGCGTGCGGTACGTCGGTGGCCACCCGATGGCGGGGACGAGCCGGTCCGGTTGGGCCGCAACAGATCCCGAGTTGTTCCGGGACGCGATGTGGATGGTGACGACCGAGGATCACACCGACCCCGACGACTGGCTGGCGATATCCACCCTGGCCCGGACGGCCGGCGCGTTCGTGGTACCTGCCGCAGCCGGGGCACATGATCGTGCGGTCGCCGCGATCTCGCATCTGCCGCACCTGACGGCCGCGGCCACCGCTGCGGTCGGGGCCGGTGAGAGTGATCTGGCGCTGCGCCTCGCGGCCGGCAGCTTCCGCGACGGCACGAGGGTGGCGGGTACCGCCCCCGCGCTGCAGCGAGCCATGTTGGAAGCCAACGGCATAGCGCTGCTCAACGTGCTCAGCGAGACCATCGACCGATTGATCGCGGCGCGCGACGAACTACGGGAGAAGGGCAGCGTCGAGATCGTCGTCGACGACGGCCACCGCGCACGATCGGCCTACGAGGCGATCGCCGGCGCCGGCCCCGCGCCGATCACCGGTGTCGCGATCGGCCAGGACGGCTGGGCCCAGGAACTACGGCGGCAGGCGCATCAGGCGCGGGTCTGGCTGGGATGA
- a CDS encoding nucleoside deaminase — protein MMRSALAAAGDAGVDDVPIGAVVFDPDGIEIARAANRREADGDPTAHAEILALRAAARRFGDGWRLPGCTIAVTVEPCTMCAGAITLSRVGALIFGAWEPKTGAVGSLWDVVRDPRLSHRPQVVGGILEPDCQALMIDFFTVRRAD, from the coding sequence ATGATGCGCTCGGCGCTGGCCGCCGCCGGTGACGCCGGCGTCGACGACGTACCGATCGGAGCCGTCGTCTTCGACCCGGACGGAATCGAGATCGCGCGCGCCGCGAACCGTCGCGAGGCCGACGGTGATCCGACGGCCCATGCCGAGATCCTCGCATTGCGCGCGGCTGCACGGCGTTTCGGTGACGGTTGGCGGTTGCCCGGCTGCACCATCGCGGTGACCGTCGAACCGTGCACGATGTGCGCCGGGGCGATCACACTGTCCCGGGTGGGCGCGCTCATATTCGGGGCGTGGGAGCCCAAGACGGGTGCGGTGGGATCGCTCTGGGATGTGGTCCGCGATCCACGGCTCTCTCATCGTCCGCAGGTGGTCGGCGGCATCCTCGAACCGGACTGCCAGGCGTTGATGATCGACTTCTTCACGGTGCGCCGCGCGGACTGA
- a CDS encoding tRNA adenosine deaminase-associated protein: protein MAGAGAGVSGGSNKQDVNDEIEGFAVAVVRDDGAWKVSALKPSALLTLDDAERQLRDLRAAGAVFGLLDVDDEFFIVVRPGPSGAQLLISDATAGVDYDVAADALDAMNIDVPDLDPDELDDIDPWEEGDLGILADLGLPDAVMSVIVGDTDLYADEQVGMIAARLGFADELSKVLDSLGH, encoded by the coding sequence ATGGCAGGTGCCGGCGCAGGTGTATCGGGTGGTTCGAACAAGCAGGACGTCAACGACGAGATCGAGGGTTTCGCGGTGGCGGTGGTACGCGACGACGGTGCATGGAAGGTCAGTGCGCTGAAGCCGTCGGCTCTGCTGACCCTCGACGACGCCGAACGTCAGCTGCGTGATCTGCGCGCCGCGGGTGCGGTGTTCGGTCTGCTCGACGTCGATGACGAGTTCTTCATCGTGGTGCGACCCGGACCGTCGGGTGCGCAACTGCTGATCTCGGACGCCACCGCCGGTGTCGACTACGACGTCGCGGCTGACGCGCTCGATGCGATGAACATCGACGTCCCCGATCTCGATCCCGACGAACTCGACGACATCGACCCCTGGGAAGAGGGGGACCTCGGCATCCTGGCCGATCTGGGTCTGCCGGATGCCGTGATGAGCGTGATCGTCGGTGACACCGACCTGTATGCCGACGAGCAGGTCGGCATGATCGCCGCGCGGCTCGGATTCGCAGACGAGCTGTCCAAGGTGCTCGACTCGCTGGGTCATTGA